From the genome of Aspergillus chevalieri M1 DNA, chromosome 8, nearly complete sequence, one region includes:
- a CDS encoding putative malic acid transport protein (COG:U;~EggNog:ENOG410PU1A;~InterPro:IPR004695,IPR038665;~PFAM:PF03595;~TransMembrane:9 (i39-61o73-95i116-137o149-170i182-208o214-239i311-331o343-362i374-394o);~go_component: GO:0016021 - integral component of membrane [Evidence IEA];~go_process: GO:0055085 - transmembrane transport [Evidence IEA]), translated as MADHNDHDTQSSKEQHENGIDKRHGQETTRPPSHPVSRALWNFSTQWFLVPQGTGIISLILHQLDYQFSGIEVISVVIWIYTIILLALCLFVYLLRIILYPRHVARVLRTSIIETACLASVPITSTSIIQMTTLVLVHSWGKAWGIVSYVLWWIDTGMAVVAVMVIPYVFAKVQPPGVKAILPGVLLPLISALTSAAGGGVICVYGQISSRLQIPVIIVSYLEVGLGLPMALGLSEIFATRLFDRSFPKLEQIYQDMILCGPFGQGSFALQVLGQAVSKGAFAEYNRGTFLTAQAAQPVAFASHLAGLLSWGYGTFWWCFAIISIVHTFISQPGGIRESQFSMSAWALVFPWGVYTNGAVQLGKIMDAPAFKVWSTALFILLLIICITLHIFTIKGLVTGKVLGLAHGWRKSAYRDDTDDKEA; from the exons ATGGCAGACCATAACGACCATGACACTCAATCCTCAAAGGAACAACATGAAAACGGCATCGACAAAAGGCACGGACAGGAGACCACGCGACCACCATCCCATCCTGTGTCGCGTGCACTATGGAATTTCTCAACCCAATGGTTCCTAGTACCCCAAGGCACCGGAATCATCTCTTTaatccttcaccaactggacTATCAATTTAGCGGGATAGAAGTCATATCCGTGGTTATTTGGATATACACCATCATCCTGCTCGCGCTATGCCTATTCGTCTACCTCCTCCGCATCATCCTATATCCGCGACATGTCGCCCGCGTACTGCGAACGAGTATCATTGAAACCGCATGCCTGGCTAGTGTTCCCATTACCTCCACCTCAATCATTCAGATGACCACTCTCGTCCTGGTGCACTCATGGGGCAAAGCATGGGGAATTGTCTCATACGTGCTTTGGTGGATTGACACGGGTATGGCGGTGGTGGCAGTCATGGTCATCCCGTATGTCTTTGCCAAGGTCCAACCGCCGGGTGTGAAAGCCATCCTACCGGGTGTGTTACTACCGTTGATATCAGCCTTAACCTCTGCTGCCGGTGGAGGCGTCATTTGTGTATACGGACAAATTAGTTCACGTCTCCAAATTcccgtcatcatcgtctcgTACCTAGAGGTCGGCCTTGGACTTCCAATGGCCCTCGGATTGAGTGAGATCTTTGCGACTCGTCTTTTTGACCGCTCCTTTCCTAAACTTGAGCAAATATACCAAGACATGATTCTCTGTGGTCCATTCGGACAGGGGAGCTTTGCTTTACAGGTCCTCGGACAGGCAGTATCCAAAGGCGCCTTTGCGGAATACAATCGTGGCACATTCTTGACAGCTCAAGCTGCACAGCCAGTTGCCTTTGCGAGTCACCTTGCAGGTCTGCTTTCTTGGGGATACGGGACGTTTTGGTGGTGTTTTGCGATCATCAGCATTGTGCATACGTTTATCTCGCAGCCGGGTGGGATTCGGGAGTCGCAGTTTAGTATGTCAGCTTGGGCGTTGGTTTTTCCTTGG GGGGTTTACACAAATGGCGCTGTACAGCTGGGGAAGATTATGGATGCACCGGCATTCAAGGTATGGTCTACAGCGTTATTTATTTTGTTGCTTATCATTTGCATTACCCTTCATA
- a CDS encoding putative LaeA-like methyltransferase (COG:S;~EggNog:ENOG410PY5U;~InterPro:IPR029063;~PFAM:PF13489,PF13649): MDEIQPEVYMLSRDAEESARLNSQHVFLLEVYGNNLIHPSIPKENIQSVADIATGTGIWLRDAATVLGMQNRNPSSPYYLHGFDISSVQFQPVATQTNAEIYLSLQNCLKPFPPEHHGRYDFVHVRLLIGALRKGEYELAIKNIFDILKPGGYFQWEEANAHSITSDITPQPPSFTESRRLVLDCVEKSGLLIVPANYIKSEAKRIGFGNLHIEEYYTASRPHLRDWSRVWLTRLLQSLIPMAMIRLGKASEEDVAEEMAEELIAEFERECSEATVGLTMEMVIGKKPERRGSLL, encoded by the exons ATGGATGAAATCCAGCCAGAGGTTTACATGCTCAGCCGAGATGCTGAGGAATCCGCGCG GCTCAACAGCCAACATGTCTTCCTACTCGAAGTCTACGGTAATAACTTGATTCATCCGTCTATTCCCAAAGAGAACATTCAGAGCGTGGCGGATATTGCGACTGGAACGGG AATTTGGTTACGAGATGCGGCCACCGTGTTAGGCATGCAGAATCGCAATCCTTCAAGTCCGTACTACCTGCACGGTTTCGACATCTCATCAGTCCAGTTCCAGCCCGTTGCTACGCAGACCAATGCAGAAATCTACCTATCCCTGCAGAACTGCCTCAAGCCTTTCCCACCGGAGCATCATGGGCGGTATGATTTTGTGCATGTGCGATTATTAATTGGCGCTCTCAGAAAGGGCGAATACGAGCTTGCCATAAAGAACATCTTCGATATCCTGA AACCAGGTGGCTACTTCCAATGGGAAGAAGCCAACGCGCACTCCATCACAAGTGATATAACCCCCCAACCCCCAAGCTTCACCGAATCGCGTCGCCTTGTCCTCGACTGCGTAGAGAAGTCCGGCCTCCTCATAGTGCCGGCTAACTACATTAAGAGCGAAGCCAAACGCATCGGCTTTGGTAACCTCCACATCGAGGAATACTATACTGCTTCAAGACCGCATTTGCGAGACTGGTCCCGCGTCTGGCTTACTCGGTTGCTCCAATCATTGATACCGATGGCCATGATTAGACTTGGAAAGGCGAGTGAGGAAGATGTTGCTGAGGAAATGGCGGAGGAATTGATAGCTGAGTTTGAGAGGGAATGTTCCGAGGCAACAGTGGGATTGACAATGGAGATGGTTATTGGGAAGAAGCCGGAAAGACGAGGGAGTCTGCTGTAA
- a CDS encoding uncharacterized protein (COG:E;~EggNog:ENOG410PM5M), protein MATQFIYRNPRPLPEPPISKWMRFLSKNHNVKFVWLQFLSYTSSTYTRIVPLAKFTRMSSMVSACLSPGEDSIEKRMSLVTRQVETAPAKLSPAREKPSDYFPKPCGRASTLWKRSYIVNIFSQRAPNVIEGHPIVSTYIAVGRKEAGILRKMEPDEQRGWLISRY, encoded by the exons ATGGCTACGCAGTTCATCTATAGGAATCCGAGGCCACTACCA GAACCTCCCATCTCGAAATGGATGAGATTCCTCAGCAAGAATCACAACGTCAAGTTCGTCTGGCTCCAGTTCTTATCCTACACGTCCAGCACATATACTCGAATCGTGCCCTTGGCCAAATTCACCCGGATGTCGAGCATGGTCAGCGCTTGTCTATCTCCCGGGGAAGATAGTATTGAGAAACGGATGTCCTTGGTTACTAGACAAGTCGAGACTGCGCCAGCGAAACTCTCACCGGCCAGAGAGAAGCCCTCGGATTACTTCCCAAAACCTTGCGGGAGAGCCTCGACGCTTTGGAAACGATCTTATATTGTTAATATTTTCAGCCAACGTGCGCCCAATGTCATTGAAGGACATCCTATTGTATCAACTTATATTGCTGTCGGGAGGAAGGAGGCGGGGATATTGCGGAAGATGGAGCCTGATGAGCAACGAGGGTGGCTGATTTCTAGGTATTAG
- a CDS encoding FAD-dependent oxidoreductase (COG:S;~EggNog:ENOG410QEIG;~InterPro:IPR036188,IPR002938;~PFAM:PF01494;~go_function: GO:0071949 - FAD binding [Evidence IEA]): protein MSNQPNSHKRILIIGAGIGGLTLAQSLRRHSIPYTIYEREQSASVRKQGWGLTIQWSLEAMQSHFLPETFDRLCQAQIDRETGLDGTRRVPWVNGLTGVVEGRRPASRKFRFRRSGIREALIEGVDVQWNKQLIGVKRTGNEIQAEFSDGTVATGDILVGADGTMSAVRKVLAPTTHQAQDLPINAVATGLPITEDQYKRIKETIDPLYFLATHPETNTCLFWSLQDTPKQAGGSHTAQMFLSWLKSDEDNSQDEELLQTSRREVFMKRGKSFFGPVGEMAAALPEDAQVAVVSMMDWPHVEWDTWDGQCTLIGDAAHCMTPFRGEGVNHAIVDACYLADQLKLALDGQISVKDAIEQYEEEMRPRGLKAVQNNRQAGFEAHSYTTLAKGGSSAFLELK, encoded by the exons ATGTCCAACCAACCCAATTCCCACAAGCGGATCTTAATC ATCGGCGCCGGCATCGGCGGCCTAACCCTCGCCCAATCCCTCCGCCGCCACTCAATCCCGTACACAATCTACGAGCGCGAACAATCCGCCTCCGTCAGAAAGCAAGGCTGGGGCCTCACAATCCAATGGTCCCTCGAGGCCATGCAATCACACTTCCTCCCGGAGACATTTGATCGGCTGTGTCAGGCGCAGATCGATCGCGAGACGGGGCTGGATGGGACGAGGAGGGTGCCGTGGGTTAATGGGTTGACAGGGGTTGTTGAGGGAAGGAGGCCTGCTAGTCGGAAGTTTCGGTTTCGGAGGAGTGGGATAAGGGAGGCGTTGATTGAGGGGGTGGATGTTCAG TGGAATAAACAACTCATCGGCGTCAAGCGAACAGGGAACGAAATTCAGGCAGAGTTCTCGGACGGCACGGTTGCTACCGGAGACATCCTAGTCGGAGCAGACGGCACCATGTCAGCGGTCCGCAAAGTCCTAGCCCCGACCACACATCAAGCGCAGGACCTTCCCATCAATGCCGTGGCGACAGGCCTCCCTATCACTGAAGACCAGTACAAGCGGATTAAGGAGACCATCGACCCTCTATATTTCCTCGCTACGCACCCAGAAACGAACACCTGCCTTTTCTGGTCCCTACAAGATACTCCCAAACAAGCAGGAGGGTCACACACAGCGCAAATGTTTTTATCATGGCTCAAGTCCGATGAAGACAATTCTCAAGACGAAGAATTACTCCAGACATCCAGGCGCGAAGTATTTATGAAACGGGGGAAATCGTTCTTTGGACCCGTGGGCGAAATGGCCGCCGCGCTTCCCGAAGATGCGCAGGTAGCTGTGGTTAGTATGATGGATTGGCCGCATGTTGAGTGGGATACTTGGGATGGACAGTGTACGCTAATTGGGGATGCGGCGCATTGCATGACACCTT TCCGCGGGGAGGGCGTGAACCACGCAATCGTCGATGCTTGTTACCTAGCTGATCAGTTAAAATTGGCACTTGATGGGCAAATTTCGGTAAAAGACGCCATAGAGCAGTACGAAGAGGAAATGCGACCGAGGGGACTCAAAGCCGTGCAGAACAACAGACAGGCCGGCTTCGAGGCACATTCTTACACCACCCTCGCCAAAGGAGGCAGCTCAGCCTTCTTAGAGTTGAAATAA
- a CDS encoding glutamine amidotransferase subunit DUG2 (COG:E;~EggNog:ENOG410PIN5;~InterPro:IPR001261,IPR036322,IPR017149,IPR002933, IPR015943,IPR011650,IPR001680,IPR017986;~MEROPS:MER0015142;~PFAM:PF01546,PF07687;~go_function: GO:0005515 - protein binding [Evidence IEA];~go_function: GO:0016787 - hydrolase activity [Evidence IEA];~go_process: GO:0006751 - glutathione catabolic process [Evidence IEA]), with translation MDNTVESDSTSEIDDQTKAWESDPRLVTQRVHDADNELNPLECGIGHRVQASRSVLALVLDEECVFAGLQGGDIVAWSLETYDLVLSVHAHKESVLGLYLSEDGDLLFSSGGDSVVNVWSTRTFDRLYSIYSHHDVGDIFAVAYSSTLKTIYCGGQNTSIQWCDLSKTDAAATQTSAAHLSRRTHRFFDSRGPDGTRAPRPDSSSDGSAQGGQVLTFKRDHHRLFSHHGYVNAVLLVRGLIESAPTEEVLLSGAGDGVVKLWRLGDDGNAAPTQMAKLQNGDPVLSIAVDGSFLYCGLAGGALNIWNLDSHQLVKRITRHTGDLWAVDIIRGIAVCGDSNGIVKKFNSRFEEVGSWVAHEGTMLASAAGRFKDRRIYATGGNDNTVGIWDLTEFSMNQDEMPPISNDELVNALAKFVAFKTISASPKFNGECNQGAAFLRRHCNYLGAKTKLLTTGDNTNPIVHARFNATSPDKTNKTVLFYGHYDVVGADTNRPKWKTDPYQLTSINGFLYGRGVSDNKGPILAALYAAADLARTKDLCCNVVFLIEGEEESGSQNFHDTVRQHKDQIGPVNWILLANSYWLDDSNPCLTYGQRGVVHANLIVTSDHPDLHSGIDGSALLDEPLKDLSMLVNTLIAPKGRINLPNFYDPVLPPTPAEKDRYAAIADVLLPRHPEIPDSEALINSLMHRWREPSLTIHSIEVPGSSKSATTTISRKAKASLSIRIVPNQDADEVAANLTAFAQEQFDNLESGNDLTVEITGKSDAWLGDPDNEIFETLADAITTAWTPDSHATKHHYPPIASSSSLSPEPAAPTTAPAGTGDNAAAASRPELLRKDSSDSLASHIDRIIMSTTTSSARKNATRKRSAVGTTVPTSSTLTSKSTTGTGTGTGTGTGNVTSSSSSGTDTPDPDSASKTLDEGSTHLSPQPPTEPRPSHQQTGEKVASPSRTGVRPIYIREGGSIPTIRFLEKEFSAPAANLPCGQASDNAHLDNERLRVENLYKSREILRYVFGRLPEKARE, from the exons ATGGACAACACAGTCGAATCCGACAGCACCTCCGAAATCGACGACCAGACCAAGGCCTGGGAATCCGATCCTCGTCTCGTGACTCAGCGCGTCCACGATGCTGACAACGAGCTGAATCCGCTTGAATGTGGCATTGGTCATCGTGTTCAGGCCAGTCGCTCCGTGTTGGCATTGGTTCTGGATGAGGAGTGTGTGTTCGCTGGGCTGCAGGGTGGTGACATTGTG GCGTGGTCGCTTGAGACCTACGATCTCGTACTTTCGGTCCATGCGCACAAAGAAAGCGTATTAGGGCTGTATCTCTCGGAAGATGGCGATCTGCTATTTTCCAGTGGTGGCGATTCCGTCGTCAAT GTCTGGTCAACAAGGACATTCGATCGTCTCTACTCCATCTACTCCCACCATGATGTAGGCGATATCTTTGCCGTCGCCTATTCATCCACCCTCAAGACCATTTACTGTGGTGGTCAAAACACCAGCATTCAG TGGTGCGACCTCTCCAAAACAGACGCTGCTGCAACTCAAACATCAGCGGCTCATCTATCCCGCCGGACCCATCGCTTCTTTGACTCACGTGGTCCAGATGGCACCCGTGCTCCACGCCCTGACTCCAGTTCAGATGGCAGCGCGCAGGGTGGGCAAGTTCTGACGTTTAAACGGGACCACCACCGCCTGTTTTCGCACCATGGCTACGTGAACGCAGTGCTTTTGGTACGGGGCTTGATTGAATCTGCGCCGACGGAAGAGGTGCTGCTTTCTGGTGCTGGCGACGGCGTCGTCAAGTTGTGGCGTCTAGGTGACGATGGTAATGCTGCGCCAACGCAAATGGCTAAGCTACAGAATGGGGATCCTGTCCTGTCTATCGCCGTCGATGGCTCGTTCTTGTACTGTGGGTTGGCTGGGGGCGCGCTCAATATCTGGAACCTGGACTCGCATCAGTTGGTGAAACGTATTACCAGACATACTGGTGATCTATGGGCTGTAGATATCATTCGTGGAATTGCCGTTTGTGGTGATTCCAATGGTATTGTCAAG AAATTCAATTCTCGATTCGAAGAAGTCGGCAGCTGGGTCGCCCACGAGGGAACCATGCTCGCCTCAGCAGCTGGCCGCTTCAAAGACCGGCGAATCTATGCTACCGGAGGCAACGACAACACAGTCGGGATCTGGGACTTAACAGAATTCTCCATGAACCAGGATGAAATGCCCCCAATCAGCAATG ACGAACTGGTAAACGCACTGGCCAAATTCGTCGCCTTCAAAACTATCTCCGCCAGCCCCAAATTCAACGGCGAATGCAACCAAGGCGCAGccttcctccgccgccacTGCAACTACCTCGGCGCCAAAACGAAACTCTTAACCACAGGCGACAACACCAACCCCATCGTCCACGCGCGCTTCAACGCCACATCCCCAGACAAAACCAACAAAACTGTTCTTTTCTACGGCCACTACGATGTCGTCGGCGCAGACACCAACCGCCCGAAATGGAAAACAGACCCCTACCAACTAACCTCCATAAACGGCTTCCTCTACGGCCGCGGCGTCTCAGATAACAAAGGACCAATCCTAGCAGCCCTCTACGCAGCCGCAGATCTGGCACGTACAAAAGACCTCTGCTGCAACgtcgtcttcctcatcgaGGGCGAGGAAGAGTCCGGCTCTCAGAACTTCCACGACACAGTCCGCCAGCACAAAGACCAAATCGGTCCCGTAAACTGGATCCTACTCGCAAACAGCTACTGGCTCGACGACTCAAACCCATGCCTTACATACGGCCAGCGCGGTGTCGTCCACGCAAACTTAATCGTCACGTCCGACCACCCAGACCTCCACAGCGGAATCGACGGCAGCGCCCTCCTGGACGAACCTCTAAAAGACCTCTCGATGCTAGTTAACACCCTCATCGCCCCGAAAGGCCGCATCAACCTACCAAACTTTTACGACCCCGTCCTCCCGCCCACCCCAGCcgagaaggaccgctacgcAGCCATCGCGGACGTGCTCCTCCCGCGACACCCAGAGATCCCAGACTCGGAAGCACTAATCAACTCGCTCATGCACCGCTGGCGCGAACCATCCCTAACAATCCACTCCATCGAAGTCCCCGGGTCCAGCAAATCGGCTACAACGACTATCTCCCGCAAAGCGAAAGCCTCTCTGTCCATCCGTATCGTGCCAAACCAGGACGCGGACGAAGTCGCCGCGAACCTCACGGCCTTCGCACAGGAACAGTTCGATAATCTGGAGAGCGGGAATGACCTTACTGTCGAAATCACCGGGAAATCCGATGCCTGGCTTGGAGACCCTGATAACGAGATCTTTGAAACGCTCGCAGATGCGATTACGACTGCATGGACACCGGACTCGCATGCTACCAAGCACCATTACCCGCCCATcgcgtcttcttcgtcattGTCACCTGAGCCAGCAGCACCTACCACAGCTCCGGCAGGAACAGGTGATAATGCGGCAGCCGCATCGAGACCCGAACTCCTCCGCAAGGACTCATCGGATAGCTTAGCCTCGCACATCGACCGCATCATCATGTCAACGACGACCTCGTCAGCCAGGAAAAACGCAACCCGGAAGCGCTCAGCAGTGGGCACCACAGTCCCGACATCCTCGACGTTGACCAGCAAGTCAACCACCGGAACGGGAACGGGGACGGGAACGGGAACTGGTAACGTtacttcctcatcctcctcaggCACGGACACGCCAGACCCCGACTCCGCATCGAAAACACTCGATGAAGGATCTACCCATCTTTCCCCGCAACCGCCCACCGAACCGCGTCCGTCGCACCAGCAGACCGGTGAAAAAGTAGCCTCGCCATCGCGAACTGGCGTTCGACCGATATACATCCGTGAAGGAGGGTCTATTCCTACGATTCGGTTCTTGGAGAAAGAGTTTTCTGCGCCGGCGGCGAATTTGCCGTGTGGGCAAGCTAGTGATAATGCACATTTGGATAATGAGCGGTTGAGGGTGGAGAATTTGTATAAGAGCCGGGAGATTTTGAGATATGTGTTTGGGAGGTTGCCGGAGAAGGCGAGGGAGTAG
- a CDS encoding uncharacterized protein (COG:S;~EggNog:ENOG410PN3X;~TransMembrane:1 (o257-281i)), with amino-acid sequence MPLGETVAVIDKSGKVVNTSKQVFNIFNNARNAYRERKTQFQYERNAKVAERQAIKAMENFTFDDSHSVASSRRSGRSRSIARRPSAPGRSHHPRRASSRAPSHYSDEESVYAPPPAALPRRHTQPIMDTRDVPQQRPPTGRTMSDADIDMDLAYGDYNPEAMVPRNSDPPGAASPANNMQLQRIEDPELNSLVNRAQMLLEEAECLHYSATTAMSQLQQHPDAMAAVALTLAEISNLIGKMAPAAISMLKTSAPAVWALLASPQFLIAAGVGIGATIVMFGGYKIIKQIGGGGSNENKPKAIEEPERPEDLMEINTECLSSVEMWRRGVADVEANSVGTKVDGEFITHTAATMSGIDVNNARNSRDPRFKFDDDAATVSSRRTGRSRSVHTPRRESKSKPPTTSIFSKMRSQSKPPPPAKSPSKAPPPKAPSRAATTPMKTSKAPSPSKTPSKTPSKAPSPSTPSKTPSKPAFSRTYSKHDTHSERDSKQSKETPKRSSKLRLMFTSS; translated from the exons ATGCCTCTAGGCGAGACAGTGGCCGTGATCGACAAGTCCGGCAAGGTCGTCAATACA AGCAAACAAGTCTTCAACATTTTCAATAATGCCAGAAATGCCTACCGTGAACGCAAGACGCAGTTCCAATACGAGCGCAATGCAAAAGTAGCTGAGCGACAAGCCATTAAGGCCATGGAAAACTTCACCTTTGATGACTCGCATTCTGTCGCATCTTCTCGGCGAAGCGGACGGTCAAGATCAATTGCACGACGCCCCTCGGCCCCCGGTCGCAGTCATCATCCCCGTCGCGCCTCTTCCCGCGCCCCTTCGCACTATAGCGATGAGGAGTCCGTGTACGCTCCACCACCCGCGGCTCTCCCCCGGCGCCACACTCAGCCCATCATGGACACCCGGGATGTACCGCAACAGCGCCCACCAACCGGCCGCACCATGAGCGATGCAGATATCGATATGGACCTCGCGTACGGAGACTACAATCCTGAGGCCATGGTACCACGGAATTCCGACCCGCCCGGAGCCGCCTCACCGGCCAATAACATGCAGTTGCAGAGAATCGAGGATCCTGAACTGAATAGCCTTGTGAACCGTGCACAGATGTtactggaagaagcagaatgCCTGCATTACAGTGCGACGACGGCAATGAGTCAATTGCAGCAACATCCCGATGCGATGGCTGCCGTCGCCCTGACTCTAGCCGAGATCAGCAATCTCATTGGCAAAATGGCCCCGGCTGCCATTTCGATGCTCAAGACATCAGCGCCGGCTGTTTGGGCTCTCCTCGCCAGTCCCCAGTTCCTAATTGCCGCTGGTGTCGGCATCGGTGCCACGATCGTCATGTTCGGCGGCTACAAGATCATCAAGCAGATCGGAGGTGGGGGCTCCAACGAAAACAAGCCCAAGGCAATCGAGGAGCCCGAAAGGCCCGAAGACTTGATGGAAATCAACACAGAATGTCTCAGTTCAGTCGAGATGTGGCGTCGCGGTGTCGCCGACGTGGAAGCCAACAGCGTCGGCACCAAGGTCGACGGCGAATTCATCACGCACACCGCGGCCACCATGTCTGGTATCGACGTGAACAACGCACGAAACTCGCGGGATCCTCGATTCAAATTCGACGATGACGCCGCGACGGTTTCATCGCGTCGCACTGGCCGCTCGCGTAGCGTGCACACTCCCCGCCGCGAGAGCAAGTCCAAACCACCTACTACTTCCATTTTCTCAAAGATGCGGTCTCAGTCCAagcctcctcctccggccAAGTCGCCCTCAAAGGCCCCTCCGCCAAAGGCTCCGTCTAGGGCTGCAACTACCCCGATGAAAACCTCCAAGGCACCCTCTCCATCGAAGACGCCATCCAAGACACCATCCAAGGCCCCTTCGCCGTCAACCCCATCGAAAACTCCATCTAAGCCCGCGTTCTCGAGGACTTACTCCAAGCACGACACCCACTCGGAGCGGGATTCTAAACAGAGCAAGGAGACGCCTAAGCGGTCGAGCAAGTTGCGACTCATGTTTACTTCTTCTTGA